A segment of the Bacteriovorax sp. PP10 genome:
CCTGCATTGTTTTAATTGTGATGCTGCCATCTTTAAGGGCACCCAAATTAAGTTGTCCATGAAAGTCTGAATATGAATTACAACCGGTCCATTGAATCTCTGTCGATTTATTTGCAGAGTCTGTTGCGATAATTCTAACAGGTGCACCTTGAGAGCAAACACCATTGACGATGACTGCTTCTTGATTCACTTTAGTAATAGGCGCATTTACTTTTGGAGTTTCGATAACAAGATTAATAACCGTAGTTTTCTTAGCTGTAGCGGCCCAGGTCGTGTTCAAAACAAGCATCGAAAGCATCAGGTAATACGTCGTCTGTTTAATCATTCTTGTCTCCCTTTAAGTAAGCATGTACTTACTCTATCGGATGTGAATAAATAAAAGATAAGTATTTAAAAAAGACTGTTATGTAATTGTTTTTTAGACGATTTTACTAAGTATAACTTAAAAAAGATGCCAACAGAAAAGGCCATCTCTGTTTAATCAAAATTTGTAAACAAGGCATTGCAGACTTAACAAAAATATCCAATTGGGCATAATAGAAACAAATTTGTTCCTAACCATCATCTACGTTCGCTATAAAAAATAAAATCTTTAATTGTGATCTACTTTTATTAGGCTTAAATTTTAGTGTCCCTTTTTTATTTTAGGAGTTCACATGCAAATTCAAAATACAAAAATGATTCCAGCAAAAGGAATGGCAGTATTAAAAGCAAAAGCACCACTTGTCCCATATTCTTTTGAAAGAAGAGTTCCGCGTGAGCACGATGTCTTAATTGATATTAAGTTCTGTGGTATTTGCCATTCAGATATTCACCAGGCCCGTGATGAATGGGGAGCTTCTAATTTTCCGATGGTACCAGGCCATGAGATTGCGGGTATTGTGAGTGAAGTCGGAAGTAAAGTGACGAAGTATAAAGTCGGAGACAAGGTTGGAGTGGGTTGTTTAGTTGATTCATGCAGAACATGTGTTTCTTGCAGAGAAGGGCTGGAGAACTATTGTGAAAATGGATCGACTGGAACTTATAATTCTACTGATCGTTTAACAGGAGACCCGACTCAAGGTGGGTATTCAAATAAAATTACAGTTGATGAGAATTTTGTTTTAAGAATTCCTGATAGCATTCCTCTCGATGTAGGAGCGCCTTTATTATGTGCAGGGATTACCTTGTATTCTCCGTTGATGCATTGGAAAGCAGGCCCGGGTAAAAAGGTGGCAATCATAGGTCTTGGAGGCCTTGGACATATGGGAGTTAAAATTGCTCACGCATTAGGAGCAGAGGTCACAGTTTTAAGTCAGTCCTTAAGCAAGATCGAAGATGGAAAACGCATGGGGGCCGATCACTATTATGCAACATCAGATGCGACTACATTTGAAAAACTTCAAAGTCATTTTGATTTAATCATTAATACTGTTTCAGCAAAAATGGATTGGAATCAATACCTGCAACTTTTAAAGAGAGATGGAACATTAGTGATTCTTGGAATTCCTGAAGAAGAAGTCGCATTGGGTGCTTTTCCGTTGATTGGAAAAAGAAGAAACCTTGCCGGTTCTTTGATTGGTGGAATTAAAGAAACTCAAGAGATGCTAGACTTCTGTGACAAACATAAAATTGCTTGTGAAGTAGAAGTTATTCCTGCACAAAAAATTAATGAAGCTTATGAGCGCGTTTTAAAAAGTGATGTTCGTTATCGTTTTGTTATTGATATGAGTACACTTCAATAAAGAATATTTCATAGGGAACTAAGGACAAAATCCCTTAGTTCCTCAATATGGCCTAATTGTTGGCACATTTTCACCATGTGTTTATAATCTAGGAATAAACGCTCATCTTTTGTACAATAATTTCAGCAACATATAAGTCTAAATGACCTTACCTTAAAGATACTCATCTGCCAGAAGACAAGATGTTAAAATTACTTCGGTCTCCAATGAAAAATTATAAGGACATCATGAAGTCTCTTTTGCACTACTTAGTGTTGAGTTTAATGGTTATTTTGATTGCTTCCTGCAAAGGTCAATTGGATGTGTCGTTATTTAATTTAATAACAGCAAAAAAATCAGAACCTCCCATCATGACTGCGGCCAATGTTTCAGTTGCAGAAGAAGCGGGAACAGGAACATTCACAATTCTTTTAGATAAGGCCTATACCGATACTGTGACAGTGGATTATGCACTCTCAAGTACTAAAGCAAATAGTGCAGAAGATTATTCAGGAGTGCTGCCTTCTGGTACATTAACTTTTTTGAGTGGAGAAACTTCTAAGACTATTTCTGTGACGTTGCTCAATGATATTTATCCAGAAAATCCTGAACCGATTAATTTGGTTCTTTCAAATCCTTCAAGCGGGCCAAGTGGTACTGCGACGGCCACGATGACGATCACCGATAGTGATACTAATTTTTTTGGTGCTGCGATTGATGAAATCTCAGCGGTCATCGGAAATTTAGTCGCACCAATTTATTCTTTTACAACGACCAACACTTTGACTGTTGATGCTTCCGGTGGTGGGGGCTTTACGACTATTCAAGATGCTATTAATGCCGCTGTTCCTGGAACAGAAATTGTTGTTAGCAACGGATTTTATCCAGAAACAATAAATATGAATGCTCTGGGAAGTATGACTGGAAATCCTATCGTTTTAAAGGCAGCGCCTGGGCATACACCATATCTTAGTGCAGCTGATATTATCGGTTATGGCCTGCTTTCAAATGACAACATAGACGGTGCAGAATCAGGCCCACACACATTTGGTTTTGAAGCTGGAGCTTTAGATGGATTTTCTACTTATGAAGAATTAAATAACTCAGTTACCAATGTGACA
Coding sequences within it:
- a CDS encoding NAD(P)-dependent alcohol dehydrogenase; this translates as MIPAKGMAVLKAKAPLVPYSFERRVPREHDVLIDIKFCGICHSDIHQARDEWGASNFPMVPGHEIAGIVSEVGSKVTKYKVGDKVGVGCLVDSCRTCVSCREGLENYCENGSTGTYNSTDRLTGDPTQGGYSNKITVDENFVLRIPDSIPLDVGAPLLCAGITLYSPLMHWKAGPGKKVAIIGLGGLGHMGVKIAHALGAEVTVLSQSLSKIEDGKRMGADHYYATSDATTFEKLQSHFDLIINTVSAKMDWNQYLQLLKRDGTLVILGIPEEEVALGAFPLIGKRRNLAGSLIGGIKETQEMLDFCDKHKIACEVEVIPAQKINEAYERVLKSDVRYRFVIDMSTLQ